A region of Betta splendens chromosome 13, fBetSpl5.4, whole genome shotgun sequence DNA encodes the following proteins:
- the LOC114867562 gene encoding WD repeat-containing protein 62-like isoform X2, with protein MADGADCAAKRRQPAGRKSRPNQRRKTSCRVSLEKVLGISTVSSSGLTSDPNCGLVAYPAGCVVVLLHPKKNKQSHIINTSRNPFSALAFSHDGKYLVTGESGRMPCVRVWEVSGVQVAEVQSHKYGVSCVAFSTNSCYIVSVGYQHDMTVSVWDWRKGAIIASNKVSSRVYALSFSQDSSYFVTAGNRHVKFWYLDASKERRVNSTVPLIGRSGLLGDHKNSVFCGVSCGRGSASSSTYCITSSGLLCLVNCRRQLETYVNLKTSSVSCLSVSEDFIFCGCADGVVRLFNPANLQYITNLHRPHSLGVDLAQSLQHGLLPVSPGAQYPDTLALTFDPASRHLTCVYNDHSVYVWDVKDVKNVRKLYSALYHSSCVWSVEVYPELADVSLACLPLSSFLTCSSDNTIRLWHTDSSPGPRNLYSNDLLRILYVGENTQHLQAEGEASGADGKAGIRVLSISPDGQHLAAADRCGNLRIFGLEFLDELVKIEAHDSEVLCLEYSPQSTGVKLLASASRDRLIHIFNLEKNYDLEGTLNDHSASITAVKFTGVSPEVRMVSCGADKSIYFQTVEQTVKGLSFSRSHHVVEKTTLYDMDLDSSGTHVAIACQDRNIRVYNTETGKIKKCLKGSSSDEGALLKVQMDPSGSFYATSCSDKNITIFDYHTGECVATLFGHSEIVTSMRFSQDCRHLITVSADSCVFMWRLDSQMTSTMRKKRGLNLKVVSETSSQKPNIRRETFTVPSSRLHQIQEVEESDLRTPTRLDFSHSEEDGSVHAACVSDAPLLETNGKLPMWFRKLQGHGTSFVQSESSPHQVRSRWTEQFNPLTICSIFSPSPTKSQEEEEEEDFHPQTLDSMLEEEDGDDEVLQTTGVDRNSYILYPNPNTTTDREFDVEGVGDLQLEVRGQSQLCLDSEGSAGSLEQQHEADTDSLSQCSSVGSLGLEDDEDQNSLKNHFDTLALSLSEEKFDTDLRTLQPVEEKNFLNPRLSISTRFLSRFQDRLRPWASRVPPPVFIPTRILEERNISNTSVNVDSSNGATSLESALKEKSSSSCVVPRQKSVHSRRTSCVISHLPIRRPVRRRHTVVVVQCRDVASRSLVAHTGCEAAVAQQEAPRLGSLGTTTSSRAKLIHDANIFSQEEKENVCSSEPQPPAPLLSASLDLIRTNSEAHRDKTCSDAPSRQLHLPAVSRVTDTSPTAASQDGVSRRRSGDETLALSFVPTVSPSTTATACDLITCPAAVEEERAGGSETRVQADPGSVDVQESVSLQQCECVTVDLRQTVRRAVHLYQQLGRSTQVTEQRQMLSVLQEAFDDVSAELKSVLQEHGPNNGSASTGRRGDDER; from the exons ATGGCAGACGGAGCGGACTGCGCTGCGAAGAGGCGGCAGCCAGCGGGGAGGAAGAGCCGCCCGAACCAGCGGCGAAAGACGAGCTGCCGG gtgaGCCTGGAGAAGGTCCTGGGTATCAGCACAGTCAGCAGCAGTGGTTTGACCTCAGATCCAAATTGTGGCCTTGTTGCCTATCCTGCAGG gtgtgttgttgtgctgcttcACCCAAAGAAGAACAAACAGAGTCATATCATCAACACATCCAG AAATCCTTTCAGTGCTCTGGCTTTCTCTCATGATGGAAAATACCTGGTCACTGGTGAG AGCGGCCGCATGCCCTGTGTGCGGGTGTGGGAGGTGAGCGGCGTCCAGGTGGCTGAGGTTCAGTCTCATAAATACGGCGTTTCCTGTGTGGCCTTCTCTACAAACAGCTGCTACATTGTCTCTGTGGGATACCAGCACGACATGACTGTGAGCGTCTGGGACTGGAGG AAAGGTGCCATCATCGCCTCCAACAAAGTTTCCAGCCGAGTGTATGCTTTGTCCTTCTCTCAGGACAGTAGCTACTTCGTCACTGCAGGAAACCGTCACGTCAAGTTCTGGTACCTGGACGCGTCCAAAGAGCGGCGG GTGAACAGCACGGTGCCCCTGATCGGTCGGTCTGGGTTGCTAGGGGACCATAAAAACAGTGTGTTCTGTGGGGTGTCATGTGGCCGTGGCTCTGCGTCGTCCAGCACCTACTGCATCACCAGCTCTGGCCTGCTGTGCCTGGTTAACTGCAGGCGACAGCTGGAGACCTATGTCAACCTGAAG ACGTCGTCTGTGAGCTGCCTGTCCGTCAGTGAGGACTTCATTTTCTGTGGATGTGCTGATGGTGTGGTCAGACTGTTTAATCCTGCCAATCTGCAGTACATCACCAATCTACATCGGCCGCACAGCCTGGGAGTCGACCTTGCACAGAGTTTACAGCACGG CCTGCTACCTGTCAGTCCAGGTGCTCAGTACCCAGACACGctggctctgacctttgaccctgcaTCCAGACACCTTACCTGCGTGTACAACGACCACAGTGTGTACGTGTGGGACGTTAAAGATGTGAAGAATGTGAGGAAGCTGTACTCCGCTCTCtaccacagcagctgtgtgtggagcGTTGAG GTGTATCCAGAGCTAGCAGATGTGTCTCTAGCctgtcttcctctgtcctcATTTCTTACCTGCTCATCTGATAACACCATCAGGCTGTGGCACACGGACTCATCACCTGGACCTAGGAACCTCTACAGTAAC GACCTATTGAGGATTTTGTATGTGGGGGAGAACACGCAGCACCTGCAGGCAGAGGGGGAAGCATCAGGGGCTGATGGGAAGGCTGGGATCAGAGTGCTGAGTATTAGCCCTGATGGACAGCACCTGGCAGCTGCAGACCGCTGTGGAAACCTTCG GATTTTTGGTCTGGAGTTTCTGGATGAGTTGGTGAAGATTGAGGCTCATGACTCTGAAGTTCTGTGTCTGGAGTACTCGCCTCAGTCCACAG GTGTGAAGTTGCTGGCCTCAGCCAGCAGGGATCGACTGATCCACATCTTCAACCTGGAGAAGAACTACGACCTGGAGGGGACTCTGAATGACcactctgcctccatcactgctgtcAAATTCACAG GGGTGAGTCCTGAGGTCCGAATGGTGAGCTGCGGAGCTGACAAGAGCATCTACTTTCAGACAGTTGAACAG ACTGTGAAGGGTTTGTCCTTCTCCAGAAGTCATCACGTGGTGGAGAAGACCACCTTGTATGACATGGACCTGGACTCGTCAGGGACACACGTTGCCATCGCCTGTCAGGATAGAAATATCAG GGTCTACAACACAGAAACTGGGAAAATTAAGAAGTGTTTGAAAGGCTCGTCCAGTGATGAAGGAGCTTTGCTAAAG GTTCAGATGGACCCTTCAGGGAGTTTCTATGCCACCAGCTGCTCTGATAAAAACATCACCATCTTTGACTATCACACAGGAGAATGTGTAGCCACGCTCTTTGGACATTCAG AGATTGTGACCAGCATGAGATTCAGTCAGGATTGCAGACACCTCATCACAGTCTCAGCAGACAG TTGTGTGTTCATGTGGAGGCTGGACTCTCAGATGACCAGCACCATGAGGAAGAAGCGAGGCCTCAACCTAAAAGTTGTATCTGAGACCAGCAGCCAGAAGCCAAACATCAG GAGGGAGACATTTACCGTTCCCTCCTCTCGGCTACATCAAATACAGGAAGTCGAAGAGTCTGACCTCAGGACTCCAACTAGACTGGACTTTTCTCACAGTGAGGAGGATGGTTCAGTTCATG CCGCTTGTGTTTCAGATGCTCCGCTGCTTGAGACCAACGGAAAACTGCCCATGTGGTTTCGAAAACTG caGGGTCACGGGACCTCGTTCGTCCAGTCCGAATCGAGCCCTCATCAAGTGCGGAGTCGCTGGACGGAACAGTTCAACCCTCTGACCATCTGCTCCATCTTCTCTCCAAGTCCCACAAAGagtcaggaggaagaggaggaggaagacttcCACCCTCAGACTCTGGACAGCatgttggaggaggaagatggagatgatgag GTGTTGCAAACCACAGGTGTGGACAGGAACAGCTACATCCTCTACCCCAACCCGAACACTACGACTGACAG AGAGTTCGATGTTGAAGGTGTTGGcgacctgcagctggaggtcagaggtcagtctCAGCTGTGTCTGGACTCAGAAGGCTCAGCAGGaagtctggagcagcagcatgaggccG ACACAGACTCGCTGAGtcagtgcagctctgtgggcAGTCTGGGTCTGGAGGACGACGAGGACCAGAACTCTCTGAAGAACCATTTTGACACTCTGGCTTTGAGTCTGAGTGAAG AAAAGTTTGACACTGACCTCAGAACTCTGCAGCCTGTAGAGGAAAAAAACTTCCTAAACCCTCGACTCAGCATCTCCACCCGTTTCCTCTCTCGATTTCAGGACCGACTCAG GCCCTGGGCAAGCAGAGTGCCACCGCCTGTCTTCATCCCCACTCGGATTTTGGAGGAGAGAAACATCAGCAACACTTCG GTGAACGTGGATTCAAGCAACGGAGCCACATCACTGGAGTCGGCTCTaaaagaaaagagcagcagtAGCTGTGTAG TGCCGCGCCAGAAGTCAGTGCATTCTAGAAGAACGTCCTGTGTGATTTCCCATCTGCCCATTCGCCGCCCAGTGCGTCGACGACACACTGTGGTGGTCGTCCAGTGCAGAG ACGTCGCCTCCAGGAGTCTGGTAGCTCACACAGGCTGTGAGGCGGCCGTGGCCCAGCAGGAGGCACCGAGGCTCGGATCCTTGGGAACGACGACCAGCTCTAGAGCCAAACTGATCCATGATGCTAACATCTTCAgtcaggaggagaaagagaatgTGTGTTCTTCAGAACCTCAGCCTCCTGCCCCGCTGCTGTCTGCCAGCCTGGACCTCATCAGAACCAACTCTGAAGCCCATCGGGACAAGACCTGCAG TGATGCTCCATCACGTCAGCTTCACTTACCTGCAGTTAGCCGTGTGACGGACACCTCccccacagcagcatcacaggacGGCGTCAGCAGGAGGCGCAGCGGAGATGAGACTCTCGCCCTGAGCTTCGTCCCCACTGTCTCCCCTTCCACCACGGCCACAGCCTGTGACCTCATCACCTGCCCCGCTGCCGTAGAGGAGGAAAGGGCAGGAGGTTCCGAAACCAGGGTTCAGGCTGAtccag GTTCAGTTGATGTTCAGGAGTCGGTGAGTCTGCAGCAGTGCGAGTGTGTCACCGTAGACCTGAGGCAGACCGTGAGACGAGCCGTTCATCTCTACCAGCAG CTCGGCAGATCCACCCAGGTCACAGAGCAGCGTCAGatgttgtctgtgctgcaggaggcgtTCGATGACGTTAGTGCTGAGCTGAAGTCCGTGTTGCAGGAACACGGCCCCAACAACGGCAGCGCCTCCACCGGTCGACGCGGGGATGATGAGCGATGA
- the LOC114867562 gene encoding WD repeat-containing protein 62-like isoform X4, translated as MADGADCAAKRRQPAGRKSRPNQRRKTSCRVSLEKVLGISTVSSSGLTSDPNCGLVAYPAGCVVVLLHPKKNKQSHIINTSRNPFSALAFSHDGKYLVTGESGRMPCVRVWEVSGVQVAEVQSHKYGVSCVAFSTNSCYIVSVGYQHDMTVSVWDWRKGAIIASNKVSSRVYALSFSQDSSYFVTAGNRHVKFWYLDASKERRVNSTVPLIGRSGLLGDHKNSVFCGVSCGRGSASSSTYCITSSGLLCLVNCRRQLETYVNLKTSSVSCLSVSEDFIFCGCADGVVRLFNPANLQYITNLHRPHSLGVDLAQSLQHGSLLPVSPGAQYPDTLALTFDPASRHLTCVYNDHSVYVWDVKDVKNVRKLYSALYHSSCVWSVEVYPELADVSLACLPLSSFLTCSSDNTIRLWHTDSSPGPRNLYSNDLLRILYVGENTQHLQAEGEASGADGKAGIRVLSISPDGQHLAAADRCGNLRIFGLEFLDELVKIEAHDSEVLCLEYSPQSTGVKLLASASRDRLIHIFNLEKNYDLEGTLNDHSASITAVKFTGVSPEVRMVSCGADKSIYFQTVEQTVKGLSFSRSHHVVEKTTLYDMDLDSSGTHVAIACQDRNIRVYNTETGKIKKCLKGSSSDEGALLKVQMDPSGSFYATSCSDKNITIFDYHTGECVATLFGHSEIVTSMRFSQDCRHLITVSADSCVFMWRLDSQMTSTMRKKRGLNLKVVSETSSQKPNIRRETFTVPSSRLHQIQEVEESDLRTPTRLDFSHSEEDGSVHAACVSDAPLLETNGKLPMWFRKLQGHGTSFVQSESSPHQVRSRWTEQFNPLTICSIFSPSPTKSQEEEEEEDFHPQTLDSMLEEEDGDDEVLQTTGVDRNSYILYPNPNTTTDREFDVEGVGDLQLEVRGQSQLCLDSEGSAGSLEQQHEADTDSLSQCSSVGSLGLEDDEDQNSLKNHFDTLALSLSEEKFDTDLRTLQPVEEKNFLNPRLSISTRFLSRFQDRLRPWASRVPPPVFIPTRILEERNISNTSVNVDSSNGATSLESALKEKSSSSCVDVASRSLVAHTGCEAAVAQQEAPRLGSLGTTTSSRAKLIHDANIFSQEEKENVCSSEPQPPAPLLSASLDLIRTNSEAHRDKTCSDAPSRQLHLPAVSRVTDTSPTAASQDGVSRRRSGDETLALSFVPTVSPSTTATACDLITCPAAVEEERAGGSETRVQADPGSVDVQESVSLQQCECVTVDLRQTVRRAVHLYQQLGRSTQVTEQRQMLSVLQEAFDDVSAELKSVLQEHGPNNGSASTGRRGDDER; from the exons ATGGCAGACGGAGCGGACTGCGCTGCGAAGAGGCGGCAGCCAGCGGGGAGGAAGAGCCGCCCGAACCAGCGGCGAAAGACGAGCTGCCGG gtgaGCCTGGAGAAGGTCCTGGGTATCAGCACAGTCAGCAGCAGTGGTTTGACCTCAGATCCAAATTGTGGCCTTGTTGCCTATCCTGCAGG gtgtgttgttgtgctgcttcACCCAAAGAAGAACAAACAGAGTCATATCATCAACACATCCAG AAATCCTTTCAGTGCTCTGGCTTTCTCTCATGATGGAAAATACCTGGTCACTGGTGAG AGCGGCCGCATGCCCTGTGTGCGGGTGTGGGAGGTGAGCGGCGTCCAGGTGGCTGAGGTTCAGTCTCATAAATACGGCGTTTCCTGTGTGGCCTTCTCTACAAACAGCTGCTACATTGTCTCTGTGGGATACCAGCACGACATGACTGTGAGCGTCTGGGACTGGAGG AAAGGTGCCATCATCGCCTCCAACAAAGTTTCCAGCCGAGTGTATGCTTTGTCCTTCTCTCAGGACAGTAGCTACTTCGTCACTGCAGGAAACCGTCACGTCAAGTTCTGGTACCTGGACGCGTCCAAAGAGCGGCGG GTGAACAGCACGGTGCCCCTGATCGGTCGGTCTGGGTTGCTAGGGGACCATAAAAACAGTGTGTTCTGTGGGGTGTCATGTGGCCGTGGCTCTGCGTCGTCCAGCACCTACTGCATCACCAGCTCTGGCCTGCTGTGCCTGGTTAACTGCAGGCGACAGCTGGAGACCTATGTCAACCTGAAG ACGTCGTCTGTGAGCTGCCTGTCCGTCAGTGAGGACTTCATTTTCTGTGGATGTGCTGATGGTGTGGTCAGACTGTTTAATCCTGCCAATCTGCAGTACATCACCAATCTACATCGGCCGCACAGCCTGGGAGTCGACCTTGCACAGAGTTTACAGCACGG AAGCCTGCTACCTGTCAGTCCAGGTGCTCAGTACCCAGACACGctggctctgacctttgaccctgcaTCCAGACACCTTACCTGCGTGTACAACGACCACAGTGTGTACGTGTGGGACGTTAAAGATGTGAAGAATGTGAGGAAGCTGTACTCCGCTCTCtaccacagcagctgtgtgtggagcGTTGAG GTGTATCCAGAGCTAGCAGATGTGTCTCTAGCctgtcttcctctgtcctcATTTCTTACCTGCTCATCTGATAACACCATCAGGCTGTGGCACACGGACTCATCACCTGGACCTAGGAACCTCTACAGTAAC GACCTATTGAGGATTTTGTATGTGGGGGAGAACACGCAGCACCTGCAGGCAGAGGGGGAAGCATCAGGGGCTGATGGGAAGGCTGGGATCAGAGTGCTGAGTATTAGCCCTGATGGACAGCACCTGGCAGCTGCAGACCGCTGTGGAAACCTTCG GATTTTTGGTCTGGAGTTTCTGGATGAGTTGGTGAAGATTGAGGCTCATGACTCTGAAGTTCTGTGTCTGGAGTACTCGCCTCAGTCCACAG GTGTGAAGTTGCTGGCCTCAGCCAGCAGGGATCGACTGATCCACATCTTCAACCTGGAGAAGAACTACGACCTGGAGGGGACTCTGAATGACcactctgcctccatcactgctgtcAAATTCACAG GGGTGAGTCCTGAGGTCCGAATGGTGAGCTGCGGAGCTGACAAGAGCATCTACTTTCAGACAGTTGAACAG ACTGTGAAGGGTTTGTCCTTCTCCAGAAGTCATCACGTGGTGGAGAAGACCACCTTGTATGACATGGACCTGGACTCGTCAGGGACACACGTTGCCATCGCCTGTCAGGATAGAAATATCAG GGTCTACAACACAGAAACTGGGAAAATTAAGAAGTGTTTGAAAGGCTCGTCCAGTGATGAAGGAGCTTTGCTAAAG GTTCAGATGGACCCTTCAGGGAGTTTCTATGCCACCAGCTGCTCTGATAAAAACATCACCATCTTTGACTATCACACAGGAGAATGTGTAGCCACGCTCTTTGGACATTCAG AGATTGTGACCAGCATGAGATTCAGTCAGGATTGCAGACACCTCATCACAGTCTCAGCAGACAG TTGTGTGTTCATGTGGAGGCTGGACTCTCAGATGACCAGCACCATGAGGAAGAAGCGAGGCCTCAACCTAAAAGTTGTATCTGAGACCAGCAGCCAGAAGCCAAACATCAG GAGGGAGACATTTACCGTTCCCTCCTCTCGGCTACATCAAATACAGGAAGTCGAAGAGTCTGACCTCAGGACTCCAACTAGACTGGACTTTTCTCACAGTGAGGAGGATGGTTCAGTTCATG CCGCTTGTGTTTCAGATGCTCCGCTGCTTGAGACCAACGGAAAACTGCCCATGTGGTTTCGAAAACTG caGGGTCACGGGACCTCGTTCGTCCAGTCCGAATCGAGCCCTCATCAAGTGCGGAGTCGCTGGACGGAACAGTTCAACCCTCTGACCATCTGCTCCATCTTCTCTCCAAGTCCCACAAAGagtcaggaggaagaggaggaggaagacttcCACCCTCAGACTCTGGACAGCatgttggaggaggaagatggagatgatgag GTGTTGCAAACCACAGGTGTGGACAGGAACAGCTACATCCTCTACCCCAACCCGAACACTACGACTGACAG AGAGTTCGATGTTGAAGGTGTTGGcgacctgcagctggaggtcagaggtcagtctCAGCTGTGTCTGGACTCAGAAGGCTCAGCAGGaagtctggagcagcagcatgaggccG ACACAGACTCGCTGAGtcagtgcagctctgtgggcAGTCTGGGTCTGGAGGACGACGAGGACCAGAACTCTCTGAAGAACCATTTTGACACTCTGGCTTTGAGTCTGAGTGAAG AAAAGTTTGACACTGACCTCAGAACTCTGCAGCCTGTAGAGGAAAAAAACTTCCTAAACCCTCGACTCAGCATCTCCACCCGTTTCCTCTCTCGATTTCAGGACCGACTCAG GCCCTGGGCAAGCAGAGTGCCACCGCCTGTCTTCATCCCCACTCGGATTTTGGAGGAGAGAAACATCAGCAACACTTCG GTGAACGTGGATTCAAGCAACGGAGCCACATCACTGGAGTCGGCTCTaaaagaaaagagcagcagtAGCTGTGTAG ACGTCGCCTCCAGGAGTCTGGTAGCTCACACAGGCTGTGAGGCGGCCGTGGCCCAGCAGGAGGCACCGAGGCTCGGATCCTTGGGAACGACGACCAGCTCTAGAGCCAAACTGATCCATGATGCTAACATCTTCAgtcaggaggagaaagagaatgTGTGTTCTTCAGAACCTCAGCCTCCTGCCCCGCTGCTGTCTGCCAGCCTGGACCTCATCAGAACCAACTCTGAAGCCCATCGGGACAAGACCTGCAG TGATGCTCCATCACGTCAGCTTCACTTACCTGCAGTTAGCCGTGTGACGGACACCTCccccacagcagcatcacaggacGGCGTCAGCAGGAGGCGCAGCGGAGATGAGACTCTCGCCCTGAGCTTCGTCCCCACTGTCTCCCCTTCCACCACGGCCACAGCCTGTGACCTCATCACCTGCCCCGCTGCCGTAGAGGAGGAAAGGGCAGGAGGTTCCGAAACCAGGGTTCAGGCTGAtccag GTTCAGTTGATGTTCAGGAGTCGGTGAGTCTGCAGCAGTGCGAGTGTGTCACCGTAGACCTGAGGCAGACCGTGAGACGAGCCGTTCATCTCTACCAGCAG CTCGGCAGATCCACCCAGGTCACAGAGCAGCGTCAGatgttgtctgtgctgcaggaggcgtTCGATGACGTTAGTGCTGAGCTGAAGTCCGTGTTGCAGGAACACGGCCCCAACAACGGCAGCGCCTCCACCGGTCGACGCGGGGATGATGAGCGATGA